A stretch of DNA from Paenibacillus albus:
TCTCCTCAGATAAGCTTGAGACACGAAATTAGGGCTGTGACAGGTTGTGAGCCAGTGACCTGTTGCAGCCCTCTTTGTCATCTTCAAGTATATCCGGTTCTTACCGTCGTCAATGGCGGTATATTATCTTAAGAAGAGCATGTAATAATGCGTTCCTCATACTCGAAGGGCTGCTCGCAGGAGTAGATGTCATGGAATAATCCCATGAACGGAATATCGTCCTCCATGCATTTGATAAGATAGGACAGCCGCTCATCACACGCTGGTTGTTCGCCATTGCTGCGCATAACCTCGAATGCATCTACGATATTCTCCATGAGGGTTGCCTGGATGAATAAGGGCAGTTTCTCGAGCATGGCACGGTCAATTTCAGTTTCAAATCGGTACCCGTCGAGGACGGTTTTGAAATAATCATCCATGAACTGTTTACGTTTGTAGACGTCCTGTTCGAATTGTATCCAGCCCATTCCGAGCGTCCAGACGTTGGCTAGATCGTACATATACCAGCAGAAGCATGAATTATCGAAATCGAATACAGTCAGCTGCCCCGTGTCAAAATCAATCATGTAGTTGCCATCGCTGTAATCGAAATGCACCATTCCGAAGGATTCTGCGCTTTTGTCTAAATCTGCTAATAATCCAAGGAGTTCGGCGAGTTTCTTCTTAAGCAGAGATAAGGAGCTTGGGAGCAGTTTATTGATATATTCGCTATTGTATTTATCAGAATAGAGATGGCGGCGATGGACAGGCGTATATTCCTTCGACAATTGATGCATTTTGCCGAGCACCTTGCCGCAGTTGTAATAGTATTCGGTAATAGGAACTCCTTCCCGGTACCGATAGTGATTGTCCACCAGCAATTTTCCCCGGGCCTTCATGAATACGCAGATAAAGAAACTGTGGTTATGATGAACGATCTCTTCTATTAAATTTCCTTGACCAGAGTTGACTACATTGGAGACACTGCCTCCGTGCTCGAACAGATACCTGATATACTCCGCTTCTCCCAGAAAATCTTCCCGGCTCCTGTCGTTTAGGAAGGCAATTCGAATTACTTTAGCATCAGCGCCTTCCTTCTCACACGTATAAACGACATTCCGACCTCCGTCATGCGCAGGTACAGCCTTAATCTCGTAACCGTCGAGCCCGTACAGCTCCGATATGATCGGAAGCAAATAGGGTTCGCCAATCGTAATAACTTCGTTATGATTCATAGATCTCTCCTTAAGTTCAATATTCTCGCTAGTTCTAACGAGTACGAAACTAGTATAAGAATAATTTTACCGTGAAATCCACGGCCAGAATGGTTATAACAACAAAATACCAAATTAGCTTAGCACTAAATTGGAAGTAGCTTATAATGGGATATATTGGACAATGGGACAGGGGGAGAAGCCAAATGAATAATAAGGAACGCTATCTGTTTGATCTGCAAGGGTACTTGGTCGTCGAGAACGTGTTGTCCGCGGAGCAGTTGGAGAGAATGAACCGCATTGTCGATGAGAAGCGCTCGTTGCCGGAGGATCCAATTCTGGGGTGGGGCGAGGACTTCCGAGCGCTAATTGATGATGCGAAGCTGAATCCTTACTTGAACGAGATTCTAGGTGACAAATATCGCCTGGATCACGAGTATGCAATCATTCACCGCAAAGGCGCGCCTAAGCTCGGCTTGCATGGAGGCGGCACGCCTTACGATCCCGGTCAATATTATACGGTTCGGAACAATCAGATCTATAGCGGCCTAACGGTTGTTTCTTATGCTTTGACGGATATTGGTCCGGACGACGGCGGCTTTTGCTGCATACCGGGCAGTCACAAGTCGAGCTTCCCGACACCGAAGGAGTACCGTGATTATTCGGACATCGGACCAACGGTGCATGTACCACAGAAGGCTGGCGACGTGCTTATTTTTACAGAGGCTCTCACACATGGCACATTCCCTTGGCAAGCATTGCATGAGCGAAGATCGCTGCTGTACAAGTTCACTCCAGCGATGATTTCCTGGGCGGAATACACTCGGGAACAGGCGGTTCTTGATTCGCTGACAGACGCGCAGAGAGAACGGCTCCTGTCGCCAGCCTCCACAGGTTATCGATATTTCGGTTATTAATCCTCTAAGCTTCTGAACTGCATATATACTACAAAAGAGGCTGTAACCACCCGATCGCCGGGAGTTACAGCCTTAGTCATGACAACCATTATTTGCTCAATGCGTCCACTACTGCTTTCACGCCATACGAGTTGCCGATCGGTCCATAGCCGAGGGCAAGCTGACCGTCTACACTGTAGACATGACCATTCTGAACGGCCTTCAGTTTATTCCAAACCCCGACCTTCTCCCACTCGTCAGTAACGGCAGGCATAGACTTATCGGAGTAGTTAAAGTAGCCAAGTACAATGTAATCCGGGTCAAGCGCAACGAGACCTTCAAGACTAATTTCGGCGCCTTGCGTCATATCGACCTTCTCCGAAACCGGCGGTTTAAGTCCCAGTCCGTCGTAGTATGGCTTCGTGTAATTCGTGCCTTGCAGCCATGCCTGTTTGTCGCGTACTTGCAGGAATGCGACCTTGCCATCCAGATTGGCGAGCTTCGCCTTGCCGTCAGCTAAGGATGCATTATAATCGGCGATGTACTTCGCTGCAATGTCCTCTTCGCCGAGAATTTCGCCAAACTTCGTGACGAGCGCCGGCCAATTGGACCAGACGTCTGTCGTTTGTTCATCGATGACAATGGTTTGCGAGATTTTGGAGAGATCGGACAAGATGTCCTTATTGATTGCATTGCCTGCAATAATAAGGTCCGGAGCATAAGCAAGCAATGCTTCCATGTTAACCTGCGTGTTCTCGCCGATGATTTTCATCTCCGAATGCTTGTCTACGTAAGGCTTGTAACTAGCTGTCTTAAGCGTCGATGTTGCCTCCGTAAACGGAAGCGCAAGTCCGACAGATGGGATATCGAACAGCAAGATGGAATCCGCGTAGCCCCAATGAACAACGGCAACCTTCTTCGGTTGTGCCTCGATTGTAACTTCGCCATTGGCGTCCTTGATCGTACGCGGGAACGCTGCTTTCTCGGAATTCACCGGTTGATTGGCATTGGTTGTATCTGTTGTTTCCGCCTGAGCCGAAGCGTTATTCTGCTCTGCATTATTATTCGAGCCGCATGCGCTCAGCAGCAATGTGACAAGCAGCAGCCCGATTAAAGTAATCCCTATTTTTCTCAAACGTATCATGATTCAAACGTCCTCTCCAAACCTCCAATGTATTCGATAACGATTCTCATTATCATTTACAAAGGTAACACTTTCGAAGACGATTGCAAATAGAGAATTTCCCGATATTATAATGGATGATTTCTTCTGCGGTATAGGCCGACTGCACCTGGGGAGATGCCAATATGCTTCTTGAACAATCGGCTGAAATAATAAGCATCCAAATAACCGACGCTGCGGGCGACATCCGCTACAGAGAATTGCCCGGTCGAGAGCAGTTCATTGGCCCGATTCATTCGGTATCGGATTAAATAATCGATCGGACCGAGTCCGACGTACTTGCGAAATAAATAGGAGAAGTATTTCGCTTTCATATCGCAGCGTTCGGCGAGAAGACTCAGCGTGAGCGGTTGCGCAAAATGGGTATGGATGAACAGAAGCGATTCGTCAATCGCCGTATAGCTGTCTTTATTCTGGAAGTGACGCTCGGATTGAAGCACTTTATTGAGCAGCTGGTAGAAGAGCGTTTTTTTCTCCAGTGGACCCAAGCTGTCCAGTGTGGAAGCCGCTTGTGTAATCCGATCCATAAGCTGGAGCTGCTCCGGGTCTGGCTCGGCATGCAGCAGTGCAACCTCAGTCAAACTGCGCGCTTCTTCCATCTGGACGCCATAAGGCAAGTAGTGCACCAGTATGTATTCGAAACCTTCCGGCCCCGTAGTAATGTCAAGCCTCTTGCCCAGCCCGCCTAACAGTACAAGGCCCTGTTCAAGCTTGAAGCTTTCGGACTTTTCAAACCGAAACTCTGCCTGTCCTCGGAGCCCAAGAATGAGCGCACACTTCGTTGTTGGACGGGTATTATGACCATCATAGATCTGCGACGCTTCCAGCTCCGTTCGAAAAACGCCATGTATCTCCACAGGTATCCGTGCAAAGTCTTGTGCTAGCTGCTCATAGGAATAAGCCAATCGAAAGTCCCACCGTTTCAGCAAAATAATCGTTATGTTCAGTATACTATGATGCGAAGGGGAGCGTAAAATGACGAGGGTTCGGGAGCTGCAACAGTTGAGAGCAGTTGACCTGTTGCAGCCCGTGCGGGGTATCTTGTTTCTTATTTGCAGAGGATGTTCTTAAACCCGATTCTTATAAACTCTCATTGCGAAGAAATAAGCGACGATCAGAATTCCGACGCACCATGCAAGAGCGGTCCAAATATCATTGCCAACAGGCTGACCTGACAACAGCGCGCGAATGGCTTCGACGATTGAGGTTACGGGCTGGTTCTCGGCAAAAGCACGAACGACCTTCGGCATGGACTCGGTTGGCACGAACGCCGAGCTGATGAATGGGAGGAAGATAAGGGGATAGGAGAAGGCGCTTGCTCCATCTACTGATTTGGCAGACAGTCCGGCTATTGCGGCGACCCAGGTCAATGCTAGTGTAAACAGTGCGAGTATGCCGGCTACTGCAAGCCATGGCAGTACGCCTGCCGAGGAACGAAAGCCCATGATTAACGCGACGAGAATGATGACAACGACCGAGATGGCGTTAGATACGAGCGAGGTCAGCACATGTCCCCACAATAAGGTGGAGCGTGAGATGGGCATGGAGTGGAACCGCTCGAATATCCCCCTCTGCACATCGGTGAACAGCCGGAACGCGGTGTAGGAGATGCCGCTAGCAATCGCAATGAGCAGGATGCCTGGCAGCAGGTAATTCACATAGTTATCCATTCCGGAATCAATGGCGCCGCCGAATACATAGACGAACAACAGCATCATGGCGATTGGCATGATAGTGACCGTGACAATGGTGTCCATACTGCGCGAAATATGGCGCATGGAACGACCGAGCATAACGCTTAGGTCGCTGAAAAAGTGTTTCTTTACTACAGTTTCCATTTACATCGCCTCTTTCTTACCGATGATGGCGAGGAAGATTTCCTCGAGTGTCGGCTGTTTCTCCACATATTCCACCTTCGTGGATGGGAACAGCTTCTTAAGATCCGATAGCGTGCCGCTGGCAATGATCTTGCCTTCATGCAGAATGGCAATCCGGTCGGCAAGTTGCTCCGCTTCCTCCAAGTACTGCGTAGTCAGGAACACGGTCGTGCCGCCGCTCGCAAGCTCTTTTACAATCTTCCAAACCTCGATACGTGCCTCGGGATCAAGTCCTGTGGTTGGCTCATCGAGAAAAATAATTTGCGGTTTTCCCACGAGGCTGAGAGCGATGTCGAGCCTGCGGCGCATACCGCCCGAATAAGTGGCGACTCTGCGGTCTGCTGCGTCTGTCAGTCCGAAGCGTCTCAGCATATCGTCCGCGATCTGACGCGGATTGCTCAGGTATCGCAGCTTTGCGATCATGATCAGATTTTCCCGTCCGGTCAGAATTTCGTCCACGGCGGCAAACTGTCCCGTTAAACTGATCGCCTGCCGCACATGGTCGGGTTTAGCTGCAACATCAAATCCGTTTACGATGGCGGTTCCGCTGTCCTTCTGGAGCAGCGTGGTGAGGATTCTTACAACCGTTGTTTTACCCGCCCCGTTGGAGCCAAGCAGAGCGAATATGCTGCCTTTCTCCACCTCGAAATCTACGCCTTTCAGCACTTGAAGCTGTTTATAGGACTTCTGCAAGCCAGTTACTTGAATGGATTTATTCGTCATTCGAATCCCTCCTTATCGAACTGTAACGTTGGACACATTAGCGCCCATTCCTTTAAGCGAAGCGTAGGTCAGTTTATCCATGACTGCACCGTCAAAGTTAATCGTTGCGATGGAACGGTAGTATTTATTGGTCAATGAGAAATACGCTTTGAAGGAAACATTCTTGAGCGTAGCGCCTCGGAATGAAACTTCGTTGACTGCCGATTTGTCGAACTTAACGCCGATAAAGGTCTGCCCGTCAAAGTTCTGCCCGCTCAGATCGCAATAATCGAACACCACGCCGTCAAAGATACAGCCTTCGAAGCTCGTTTTTCTTAGATCGCACTTGGATATCGTGGCGTCGGTTAGTCTTGCGCCTTTAAAATTGGTTCCTTCCGTCCCCGAAACGTGGATGTGTGTGCGTACAAGGATCGACTTATTGAAGCTTGCATTCGTAAGGTTAACAGCACTTAGGCTGCAGTCCGTCAGATTCGCACCGTCAAAGTTGGCTTCACTTACGTCGCTGGACTTAAACGTACTGCCGGTCAAGTCTGCACCCGCGAAGTTCGAACCGTGCAGCGCGCTAGCGTTAAATTGTCCTTTATGCGCGGTAACGCCTGCGAAGTCGCTCTTCGGCAGATGGCTCGCGCTGAAGTTCGTCACCACTTGCCGCTCGAGCGAGCGGGAGAGATTGGCGACTTCCATGATCGTTTCCTCGATATCGCCGATGCCTTCGATGGTCATTTTGAACGCTGTTTCTTCATCCTTGCCCTCGGCTTGGAGTTCACGGTACTTCTCTTGTAAGTCGGAGAGCAGGTCAGCCTTCAGCTCAGTGACGCTCTTTACTCCATCGTAGGATGCGAATACGCCATTCAAATAGTTGGTTAACTTTTCACTCATAACTCAACACTCCTTATAGTAGGTTTTCAAGTACACGTTTTGCATACTCCCAGTTGTTCTTGTTGTTGGCGTATGTCGTCTTGCCCTTCTCGGTAATCCGAAAATATTTACGCCGTCCTCCCTGAGATTCATCGCCCCAATACCACTCGATATCGCCGTCGACCTCAAGCCTCCGTACGCTGGAGTACATCGTGGCTTCCTTCAATTCGTAATCGCCGCCTGAACGGTCGGCAATCAGCTTCACAATCTCGTACCCGTAGCGGTCAGCTTCAGACAAGAGCCGTAAAATCATCGTATCGGTATGGCCGCGCAGCAGGTCGGATGTAAGTTTGTTCTCGCTCATGTTTATCACCCCGCATCTGTATAATACGATATAGTACTGTGACAGTCAAGGTAGTATTTTAAATATATTACCTTGTTTGAAATAAATCCGCAGGTGCCTAGTTCTGCATCATGCAAAAAAGACCCCGTGAGAAGGGTCTTGACTCCAAAACGCGAATTATTTATGCACCAAGAAACAGTTTCGGGAGGTAGCTATGATAACGAAGAGCATCGACGGAGTTTCTTTTGAACTGAACGAAGAGTTTGATTTCGCATTCTTAGCGGAGTACGGCAAAATCTTCTCGGTATTCGACCAGCAGGATTCTGGCTATATATGCTTTGGTGTTCAAACGGATAGTAAGAAGCTCTTCTTGAAGGTGGCAGGCGCAGCGACTGTAAGAAGCAGCACAAGTCCTGCAGCGGCCATTGCTCGGCTTACATCCACCGTGTCCATCCACCAAGATTTGCGTCACCCGGCCCTCATCGACTTGATTGAGTCCAAGGAGATTGGCGGCGGTTACCTGACGGTGTATGAGTGGTTCGATGGAGATTGCATGGGCAGACAGTACAACTCGCACGATAAATTCATTGCCCTGCCGTTTAAGCAGAAGCTAGACATTTTTAATGAAATCGTGCTCTTTCATAGCCACACAAACAAATGCGGGTACATCGCGCTGGATTTTTACGACGGATCTATTATGTACGACTTTGTATCCGAGAAGACCCGTATCTGCGATATCGAGTTGTATTGCAAGAAGCCGGTCATCAATACAATGGGGCGAATGTGGGGGTCAAGCCGGTTCATGTCTCCAGAAGAGTTCGAGCTTGGCGCGGAGATTGACGAGAGGTCTAATGTGTTCCTAATGGGAGCAACGGCCTTTCAGTTGTTCGGCGGCGGGATGGAACGTAATATCGAGATGTGGGAAGCGAGTGAGGCACTATATATAATTGCATTGAAGGCTGTCCGTACGGCCAAAGAGGATCGCTATCAAACCATCGACGAATTCTTCGAAGCGTGGAACAAGGCCGTTAGCGTATAAAAAAAGCCGTGCCTAGCCCAAATGGGTTAGCAGCACGGCTTTTGTCTTTTCTTATTGCTTTTCTTCACCTTCAGCGTTCAAAAACTTCTCCGTTAGCACCGAAAGCAGCATGATGCCGACCTCGTTCTGACCGCCTTCGGGAATAATGATGTCTGCGTATTTCTTGGACGGCTCGATGAATGCCTCGTGCATAGGCTTGACCGTCTGCAAATACTGATCGTGAACGGATTTGATTGATCGCCCGCGCTCTTCGATATCGCGCAGCACACGGCGCAGAATGCGCACGTCGGGATCGGTGTCGACGAACACCTTGATATCGAGCATGGCCCGAAGGTTCTCGTCAGACAGCACGTGAAGCCCTTCGATAATGACGATGTTGTATGGCATGAGCTTCTCGGTCTTGTCCGAGAATCGGGAATGCGTAGGGAAATCGTATACCGGTGCGTAGACCGTCTCTCCGGCCCTTAGCAGCTTTAGATGCTCGACCAGAAGATCGTTATCAAACACGAGTGGATGATCGTAGTTCAGCAATTCACGTTCAGCCATTGTGAGATGGGGGTGGTTTTTGTAGTAGTTGTCTTGCGAGATAAACGTCACTTTGTCAGATCCGTGATGTTCGATGACCGAGCGTGCGACAGTCGTCTTTCCCGATCCCGTGCCGCCTGCAATTCCGATGATAAGCATGGGTGTAAATGTCCTCCCTGAAGTTAAACCTAATTCCAGTATTGTAGCATAGTGAAAGAACACTTCGCCAACCGGGAGCAGCCGGAAGCTCAAAGAGGGCATTCGAGCTGAGGCCCGATTGCCCTGCGAGGATAAAAGAATTTGAAGGTTATGGAATAACTGGCGTCGCTGTCATGTTTTTGGTAACATCCCAAGCCGACTTGACCATAGCGTTCAGCGAACCATCAGGCTTCTGAGATGAATAGCCGACGGAGATAATGCTGTAGGCGAGCGAGATGGATTCGACGGTATCGTTGAAGGAATAATTGCTGACGAACACATTGCTGAGGTTAATGGTTAGAAACTTGACGGGGGTAGGTGCTTGTTTGACAAAAACAAGGGTTGCGCTCTTGATCACCTTTCCTTGCACGGACGCGAGGAAGATAGGCATGGATGCGGCGTCGAATAATTTGGAGAAGGAAAGTCCGTCGAATTGAGGTTTACCTGCCGCCGCGCCTGTGGCAGTGCTTAGGGACATCGGAACTTCAACGCCAAAGTGGACGTCGGATACCGGAATCCATTGCTCGAAGCCCTTGACATTGGATTCCCCAGGAATAGCGTCGAGCTTCAAGTAGACTTGAAAGTTATCCGGAGAAGATACGGCATTCGCGGACGAGCCGCCAAGCGATGCGGTTGCTAGCAGAACAGCGGTGATGAGCAGAGCAGTTAGTACTTTTCGGAATGAAACAGCCAATGATCGTGAAATAGGAATCCCTCCAAAATAGGTTTGATTGTTCCCTATGTATGAGGCCTAGATGCAATACGTATTGTATCATGTTTCGTTAGAAAAAAGTTACAATTTGTAGTTGGTAATCGGCAATTTTTCTTGTTGAATTTACTGGCAGCCGAGCTGTCATATTCGCTGGAAGTCGCTGGAATCAGCTGGAAGCTGCTAACAAAAATCAAATACATTCCAAAAAGCTTCCTAATAAAACTCCTGTAAAATAATGCTAGAAAATGGTTAGACATCAGGAGATAGGGGCGTGCTGGAGCAATGTTTTTCTTTAGATCGATCAAGTTCAAAATCATATGGCCTCTAATTGTCGTCATTATTTGCGTGCTTGCGGGCCTGTCGGCGAGCGTATATCAGTTGACGGCCAAGAGTATTCATGACAAAGGCATGAGCACCATGGAAATGGCGAAGATCAGCATTGAGAACGGATTGGTTGCCCGTGCCGCGGCTGAGCAAGTTATGGAAGAGGAGATGTTCGGCCAAGCGACAATGGCGGCTTACTTAATGGATCATGGCACAAGCTACGAGGACTTCGTCGAAATTGCGAAACGCGGCGGTATTGACGAGTTTTGGATAACGGATGGGAACGGGCAAGTCGCATTAACGACAATTGCGCCGAAGGTTGACTTTAATTTCGGTGCAGATCAGACGAATCAAGCTTATGAGTTCATGGACCTCATTACGGGAGCACGAGATCGCGTGGCGCAGCCTGCACAGCCCCGTTCCGTCGATCCGAAAGTATATAAATACGTTGGTGTCTCCGGATGGTCGAGCCCTCGAATTGTTCAGGTCGGCCGCGACGGCAGCAAGCTCGTGGAGCTCGATAACAAGATCGGCGCGAAGCCGTTCATCGATTCGCTGAGTACGAATCTTGGCGATAATATTCTGTTCTCGGCAGTCGTCGACAAGGATGGCAAGCTGCTCGTATCCAGCGATGACAACGTCAAGCAATTAGATACCTCGGTCACGAAGAATATGCAAACTGCACTAAGCTCCGGCAAGATTACATACACGGCTTCCAGCTATAATGGAACGCATGTCGATTATTACATCTCGAAGCTGTCGAACGGTACGGTGTTCGTTATGGCGTTGACGACGAAGGTGCTGGATCGTATTCTATACACCACGATCGGCGCAGCGCTCGTCGGCTTAATTCTGTTTATCATCGTTACGATCATCGTTGCGCATCGCAGGCTCAAGCCCTTGGAAGATGTTAAGGAGAAAATGATGGAGCTCTCCGGCAACGAGGGAGATTTGACCGTGCGGCTGCAAGCCCATACGAACGATGAAATCGGCGTACTCGCTAGTGCGTTCAACAGTCTGATGGACAACCTCCAGCGTCTGATTGGTCAAGCCAAACAATCTGCGCGCGGGGTTTCGGCACTGGCCGAGGAGCTGTCGAGCGCGTCCCTGCAGCAGGCAAGAGGCAGCATGTCCCAAGCGGGTGCAACGCAGTCGGTGAAAGCATTGTTCAACCAATTGTCCGATGAAATCGACGCGGTTACGAACAATGCCGAGGAGGCTGTGCGGTTTACGCAGCTCACCCAGCAGAATGCGGAAGCGGGAGTCGACACGGTCGGCGCTTCCATTCGCAGCATGAATCAGCTATCCAGCCAAATTACGCTGCTTGAACGCGATTCCCGGCAGGTTGAAGAGATCATTGAAGTCATTGGCGGAATTGCCGAACAGACGAACTTGCTTGCGCTTAATGCAGCGATTGAGGCTGCGAGGGCAGGCGACCAAGGCAGAGGCTTTGCTGTCGTCGCCGACGAAGTGCGCAATCTCGCTGAACGCAGCATAGAAGCAGCCAAGCAAATCACTGCAATCATCTCCGGTATGCAGAACAACATGAAG
This window harbors:
- a CDS encoding phosphotransferase enzyme family protein — translated: MNHNEVITIGEPYLLPIISELYGLDGYEIKAVPAHDGGRNVVYTCEKEGADAKVIRIAFLNDRSREDFLGEAEYIRYLFEHGGSVSNVVNSGQGNLIEEIVHHNHSFFICVFMKARGKLLVDNHYRYREGVPITEYYYNCGKVLGKMHQLSKEYTPVHRRHLYSDKYNSEYINKLLPSSLSLLKKKLAELLGLLADLDKSAESFGMVHFDYSDGNYMIDFDTGQLTVFDFDNSCFCWYMYDLANVWTLGMGWIQFEQDVYKRKQFMDDYFKTVLDGYRFETEIDRAMLEKLPLFIQATLMENIVDAFEVMRSNGEQPACDERLSYLIKCMEDDIPFMGLFHDIYSCEQPFEYEERIITCSS
- a CDS encoding phytanoyl-CoA dioxygenase family protein, yielding MNNKERYLFDLQGYLVVENVLSAEQLERMNRIVDEKRSLPEDPILGWGEDFRALIDDAKLNPYLNEILGDKYRLDHEYAIIHRKGAPKLGLHGGGTPYDPGQYYTVRNNQIYSGLTVVSYALTDIGPDDGGFCCIPGSHKSSFPTPKEYRDYSDIGPTVHVPQKAGDVLIFTEALTHGTFPWQALHERRSLLYKFTPAMISWAEYTREQAVLDSLTDAQRERLLSPASTGYRYFGY
- a CDS encoding ABC transporter substrate-binding protein, producing MIRLRKIGITLIGLLLVTLLLSACGSNNNAEQNNASAQAETTDTTNANQPVNSEKAAFPRTIKDANGEVTIEAQPKKVAVVHWGYADSILLFDIPSVGLALPFTEATSTLKTASYKPYVDKHSEMKIIGENTQVNMEALLAYAPDLIIAGNAINKDILSDLSKISQTIVIDEQTTDVWSNWPALVTKFGEILGEEDIAAKYIADYNASLADGKAKLANLDGKVAFLQVRDKQAWLQGTNYTKPYYDGLGLKPPVSEKVDMTQGAEISLEGLVALDPDYIVLGYFNYSDKSMPAVTDEWEKVGVWNKLKAVQNGHVYSVDGQLALGYGPIGNSYGVKAVVDALSK
- a CDS encoding AraC family transcriptional regulator, with protein sequence MAYSYEQLAQDFARIPVEIHGVFRTELEASQIYDGHNTRPTTKCALILGLRGQAEFRFEKSESFKLEQGLVLLGGLGKRLDITTGPEGFEYILVHYLPYGVQMEEARSLTEVALLHAEPDPEQLQLMDRITQAASTLDSLGPLEKKTLFYQLLNKVLQSERHFQNKDSYTAIDESLLFIHTHFAQPLTLSLLAERCDMKAKYFSYLFRKYVGLGPIDYLIRYRMNRANELLSTGQFSVADVARSVGYLDAYYFSRLFKKHIGISPGAVGLYRRRNHPL
- a CDS encoding ABC transporter permease yields the protein METVVKKHFFSDLSVMLGRSMRHISRSMDTIVTVTIMPIAMMLLFVYVFGGAIDSGMDNYVNYLLPGILLIAIASGISYTAFRLFTDVQRGIFERFHSMPISRSTLLWGHVLTSLVSNAISVVVIILVALIMGFRSSAGVLPWLAVAGILALFTLALTWVAAIAGLSAKSVDGASAFSYPLIFLPFISSAFVPTESMPKVVRAFAENQPVTSIVEAIRALLSGQPVGNDIWTALAWCVGILIVAYFFAMRVYKNRV
- a CDS encoding ABC transporter ATP-binding protein — encoded protein: MTNKSIQVTGLQKSYKQLQVLKGVDFEVEKGSIFALLGSNGAGKTTVVRILTTLLQKDSGTAIVNGFDVAAKPDHVRQAISLTGQFAAVDEILTGRENLIMIAKLRYLSNPRQIADDMLRRFGLTDAADRRVATYSGGMRRRLDIALSLVGKPQIIFLDEPTTGLDPEARIEVWKIVKELASGGTTVFLTTQYLEEAEQLADRIAILHEGKIIASGTLSDLKKLFPSTKVEYVEKQPTLEEIFLAIIGKKEAM
- a CDS encoding pentapeptide repeat-containing protein, which codes for MSEKLTNYLNGVFASYDGVKSVTELKADLLSDLQEKYRELQAEGKDEETAFKMTIEGIGDIEETIMEVANLSRSLERQVVTNFSASHLPKSDFAGVTAHKGQFNASALHGSNFAGADLTGSTFKSSDVSEANFDGANLTDCSLSAVNLTNASFNKSILVRTHIHVSGTEGTNFKGARLTDATISKCDLRKTSFEGCIFDGVVFDYCDLSGQNFDGQTFIGVKFDKSAVNEVSFRGATLKNVSFKAYFSLTNKYYRSIATINFDGAVMDKLTYASLKGMGANVSNVTVR
- a CDS encoding PadR family transcriptional regulator — protein: MSENKLTSDLLRGHTDTMILRLLSEADRYGYEIVKLIADRSGGDYELKEATMYSSVRRLEVDGDIEWYWGDESQGGRRKYFRITEKGKTTYANNKNNWEYAKRVLENLL
- a CDS encoding serine/threonine-protein kinase encodes the protein MITKSIDGVSFELNEEFDFAFLAEYGKIFSVFDQQDSGYICFGVQTDSKKLFLKVAGAATVRSSTSPAAAIARLTSTVSIHQDLRHPALIDLIESKEIGGGYLTVYEWFDGDCMGRQYNSHDKFIALPFKQKLDIFNEIVLFHSHTNKCGYIALDFYDGSIMYDFVSEKTRICDIELYCKKPVINTMGRMWGSSRFMSPEEFELGAEIDERSNVFLMGATAFQLFGGGMERNIEMWEASEALYIIALKAVRTAKEDRYQTIDEFFEAWNKAVSV
- the udk gene encoding uridine kinase; amino-acid sequence: MLIIGIAGGTGSGKTTVARSVIEHHGSDKVTFISQDNYYKNHPHLTMAERELLNYDHPLVFDNDLLVEHLKLLRAGETVYAPVYDFPTHSRFSDKTEKLMPYNIVIIEGLHVLSDENLRAMLDIKVFVDTDPDVRILRRVLRDIEERGRSIKSVHDQYLQTVKPMHEAFIEPSKKYADIIIPEGGQNEVGIMLLSVLTEKFLNAEGEEKQ
- a CDS encoding Hcp family type VI secretion system effector, encoding MAVSFRKVLTALLITAVLLATASLGGSSANAVSSPDNFQVYLKLDAIPGESNVKGFEQWIPVSDVHFGVEVPMSLSTATGAAAGKPQFDGLSFSKLFDAASMPIFLASVQGKVIKSATLVFVKQAPTPVKFLTINLSNVFVSNYSFNDTVESISLAYSIISVGYSSQKPDGSLNAMVKSAWDVTKNMTATPVIP
- a CDS encoding methyl-accepting chemotaxis protein, translated to MFFFRSIKFKIIWPLIVVIICVLAGLSASVYQLTAKSIHDKGMSTMEMAKISIENGLVARAAAEQVMEEEMFGQATMAAYLMDHGTSYEDFVEIAKRGGIDEFWITDGNGQVALTTIAPKVDFNFGADQTNQAYEFMDLITGARDRVAQPAQPRSVDPKVYKYVGVSGWSSPRIVQVGRDGSKLVELDNKIGAKPFIDSLSTNLGDNILFSAVVDKDGKLLVSSDDNVKQLDTSVTKNMQTALSSGKITYTASSYNGTHVDYYISKLSNGTVFVMALTTKVLDRILYTTIGAALVGLILFIIVTIIVAHRRLKPLEDVKEKMMELSGNEGDLTVRLQAHTNDEIGVLASAFNSLMDNLQRLIGQAKQSARGVSALAEELSSASLQQARGSMSQAGATQSVKALFNQLSDEIDAVTNNAEEAVRFTQLTQQNAEAGVDTVGASIRSMNQLSSQITLLERDSRQVEEIIEVIGGIAEQTNLLALNAAIEAARAGDQGRGFAVVADEVRNLAERSIEAAKQITAIISGMQNNMKQSVKAVSETANLFENTGHSFSNINTMIQNTAQQVSKIASASEQQNDKSKQLLHSIGQIALLSEESAAASEKSSGSTLSLVAMAEELNHSVASFKS